The Oryza sativa Japonica Group chromosome 11, ASM3414082v1 DNA window AAGGTATGATAGAGATCTAACATTCTTATATTCATGTCCTTGAGACAAATTGTTGCAACGAGTGAATCATTTTCTGCTCTATGGAAATTTGCTCAAATCCTTCTTAATTGTCTCTCTGCTGTGCATATATAGCTCATGTTACTGCCTTGCTTCCAAGATATTGGGTTCAAATGTAAGATAACACTAATAGGTATCTGTTGTTCCAACCATAATCTCGATCTGTTTAACTAATGCAGACTCTGTTTGCTTTTATAATGCTCATTTTATACATCATATGTTTACGGACCATTAATTAGGTTCACATAAGTATGTGTCTCACTAGACGCTACCTTCCATTGAAATATTATTTGTTCATATCTTATCTGACATTTCCATCTTATACCATTTTCCTTTAGTTTGTCACATTTTAAACTTGCTGCTGTAAGTTTGCTAACTAACCATGTGAAACAGGTCAACATTCCTTAGTCTCAATACTTCAATAGTGCAGGTTGCAATTCACTACCTGAAATGCTCATTTCAGCTCAAAGTTTTCTAGGCTATCGTCTGCTACATAAAATCCAACTGATATGTGAGAGTCCTGCTCCTTTAGGTGTGTCACGTTCTGAATTCAGATCAGTAAAGTTTTAGCGTCTCTCAGGGGTGGACCCAGGCCTGGGGCAACCTGGGCCGCGGACCAGGTCGTGGGCCGTGTAGTAATGGACCCCCCACCTAGATATACCTCTGAAATTTTGGCCCAAGGCCCACTAAATCAACCTAACCCTAACTCCCCTCCTCAGTTCCTTAGAAGCGAGAGACAGAGATgggagagcggcggcgtggcgcgacgCCTTCTTGCTCGAGGCTCGCTCCTACGGTCCTACCCAGCACGAcagcacgccggcgccgccgcccgcctggcACGCCGTCTCCTCGGCTCGCTCGGTCGCTCCCTACCTGCCTCTGCCTTGCTGCCTCCTTACTCCTCAGCCTCAACTCCTCTCCTCATCCGGCTCCCTGGCGGACAGGCGGACAGCACCAGTGCGCCATCACTGGGACCGGCGGTCGGCAACGAGCCGACAACCCCCAAGGGCCAAGGGCCAAGGCGCGGCTTTGTGCTCATGAGCAGAGCAGCAAGTACGGGGGTAAGTTTTCCATCTCTATTTTCTTCTGTTAATTTGTTCTTTACTTCTTTTCTCAAATGCCTAAGTGGCTAAGTGCCTAAAATACTGCAGTGTCTATAGATCTATTGATTCCAATCAATTTATTTAACTTGCAATAGAGATCAGAAGATGAAGAGGCCTAGGACTACATTGAAATCTTTTTATGCCCCAGCAACACCCCAATCCAATTCAGACCCAAATCCCTCCACAAACAGCGGGAACCGGAGGTAGTAATACTCAGCAAGCAGCAGCTGTTGTTGAGGCAGCCATAGGAGAAACTGGAGCTAGAGCTAGTAACATTCAAGTTCAACATGCCCCTAGTACTTGTGAGGCAGCCCCTAGTATTGTTGAGACAGTGGGGAGTAATATTCCACAACCAGAACAAGAACCTCACAATTCAGAGACAGTTGAGCTTAATCCGGCTGACATAGTTGCTGATCCTGGGCTTAGAAAACCAATTGAGCAATTTCATATAGACATTAGAGATGCTGTTAGAAGGGAATACTTGTCAAGAGGTCCATGCCAACCAATTGGTCATAAATATCCACAGAAGTTAATGGGAAATCGACAAAGAAGCTTTCATGACTCGTGGTTCAAAATGCATAATTGGTTGGAGTATAGTATTGCCAAAGATGCAGCATTCTGTTTTTATTGTTATCTTTTCAAGCAACCAAGACCTGATAATTTTGGTGTTGATGCTTTCACAAGTAAGGGCTTTACTAATTGGAAACATGCAACTGGATCTTTTAATGAACATGTTGGTAAAGTAGATAGTTTTCATAATAGAGCTAGAAAACATTGTGAGGATTTCAAAAATCAAAGGCAAAGTGTATCATATAAGATGGATAGTGGATCTAAGAAGTTAGAGCAACAATATTATGGTCGTATAACTATGATATTGGGTGTTGTGAGATTTCTTTTATTGCAAGCACTTGCTTTTCGTGGTCATGATGAATCTCATGGATCTAGCAATAAGGGGAACTTTCTAGAGATGATAGAATGGTACAAGGAGAAGGATAAAGATGCCCAAAAATTACTTGGAAATTCTCCTGGGAATCATCTATTGACTTCACCAAAAATACAAAAGCATTTGTGCAAGGCTTGTGCAAATAAGACAACTAAAGCCATTCTAAAGGATATTGGTGAGAGAAATTTCGCCATTCTTGTTGATGAGTCTCGAGATGCATCTATTAAAGAGCAAATGGCTGTTATTTTGAGGTTAGTTGCTGTCTTTTGCATTTTCcttgttcttatattttgaaactgaCCATATTAACAATGGTATTATTCTATGTTATGTCACATAGGTACATCAACAGCAAAGGGCAGGTGATTGAGAGATTTCTTGGGGTTGAACATGTTCCTGATACAACATCAGTTGCACTGAAAATAGCTTTGGATGCCATGATTGTTAGTCATGGTTTATCTATGCATAAAGTGAGAGGGCAAGGATATGATGGCGCATCAAACATGAGAGGTGAATTTCATGGGCTGCAAAGACGGGTATTGGATGAAAACCCCTATGCCTTTTATATTCATTGTTTTGCCCATCAGTTGCAGCTAGTGGTTGTGTCTGTTGCAAAATGTTGTTCTCCTGTCTCAGATTTCTTTAACTATACCCCCATGATTGTTAACACTGTCAATGGTTCTTGTAAGAGACATGATCAGCTGGCCCAAGAACACCATGATAATCTTGTGAGTAGTTTAGAGACTGGGGAGATATTTTCAGGAAGAGGGAAAAACCAAGCAACTAACCTTGCAAGACCTGGGGATACTCGGTGGGGTTCACATCACAAAACCTTGTGTCGTTTGCAGCACATGTGGAAAGCAGTCCTAGAGGTATTAGAAAATATATGTGAGGATAACCCCACTACAAAAACAACTGCTACAGGTTTGCTAAAACAGATGGAGAGCTTTGAATTTGTGCTTATCATGCACCTAATGATTAGACTATTGGGTAAAACTAATGATCTGTCACAATGCTTGCAAAAGAAAGACCAAAATATTATTCGTGCTATAGGATTGATTGGGACCACATTGCAAAAAATTAACCACATAAGGCAGCATGGTTGGCAAGAACTCTTTGAAGAGACAAAGACATTTTGTCTCAAGTATAACATCATTGTGCCAGATATGTCAGATACAACTACTACTAGGGGTCGTTCAAGGGGTCGTGGAGGTCAATTGATAACTTACCAACATCATTTCAATAATGAAATCTTTAATGTGGTACATGACCAGCTTATTGTGGAGTTAAACAATCGGTTTGCTGAGAGATCTACCCAGTTATTGAGATGCATTGCTTGTCTTGATCCTAGGAATTCTTTTGCCAATTTTGATGAAGATAAGTTAATTGAGCTTGCTAGAATGTATGCTGCCGACTTCTCTCCATATGATTGCATAGTCCTAAAGGACCAACTTGAGACATTTATAGCTGATGTGAGAGCAGACCCACATTTCCTAAGTTGCAGTGACCTTGGTAATCTTGCAATGAAGATGGTTCAGAGTGATAGACATACAGTTTTTCCTTTGGTTTATCGGCTCATTGAATTGGCTTTGATTTTGCCGGTGGCAACAGCAACAGTTGAAAGGGCTTTTTCAGCTATGAATATCATCAAAACTGAGTTGCGGAATAAAATGGCTGATGAATGGCTCAATCATCGCGTGGTCTGCTATATTGAGAGAGACATATTTGCAAGCATTGATAATGATAAGATATTAACTCATTTTCAAGAATTGAGAACCAGAAAGATGAAGCTACCTCTCCCTAGTGGTATGTCTTATTCTTGTTCTGAAATTTGTGTACTGTTAACTTTGATTCTCATTTTCTCAATCCATGGATGtaatatgtgattctttttcCAATAGGATCAAGATCTGGAGCTACAATTGAAGAATTCAATGAGGATGATATAGACTCCGAGGAAGATAACACGTAGCAAGGTATTTGAAAATGTATTTGTACTTCTTTTTCGCACCGCAACTAAATTTGTACCATACATTTTGATCGTGCATTAGTATTAGTAGCAAACTAGCAATGTAGCATCTATTATTGTATCATTGTGTGCGGTGGCAATAAGATTTGGCCCCGGGCTTAGCAAAATCCTGGGTCCGCCACTGACTAATTGTACTCAACTTCGTACTTTTCCATGCAATACTTCATGAGCATGCGATCATGAATTAGAGATTAAAATTGTGCTCCAAGCTGATCTTGAGGAACACGGCTATATCAATGCATGACCCATATTTCAAGGCAACGGAGAAAGAAAGTCTTAGCAGCTACGATTGGTTTTATCCATTAGAGTAGCATTTATGTTTAATTTTAATTGCGCTATCCCATTAATGGATAGAAGTAACGGTATTTTTACCATATTTATATGTGAATTTAGAAATAAGTGAGACATGAAACCCAGGTAGTAGATATTATAGTGTATTAATGATGTATTATGCTTATTTTATTGGTGCATATGCAGTTTCATCTATATTAGCTTTTAAAACATAATTAGTAGTAGTGATCTATATGTTACTTGGTGAAAgtgtttttatttaaatttgagaAATGTTCCAATCATTTAAGTAGAAATGGTAACGGTGACTTTTTTCATATTCTTTTtacaaaaacaattaacaagattcccgcgcatctgcgcgggctttCTTCCTAGTTAATATAATCCACCACCCCTTTTTGCGTACtaaattttgtttttccttGTTGATGAGTGCATAGTTAGTAGAGACATTTTCGTATGCTTCTCTTCTCCTGTCGAGTTCTTACATAAAATTCGTTTTATGCCCTCGAGTTTGCCATATCCACTGTATGTACCACCGAATTTTTATCTCTTCTACACCTATTCCATTAATTTACCATATATAACCTATAACTTAGACCATCATGTTTTTATCGCCGCAAGTGCTAGCTTCCTACAAACTCctaattatatatgaaattGAAATTTTcacttataaaaaattttaagggACAAAATTGTTTGACTAATTTTGAAgaccaaaatataaaattttcaaataattgcAACCAAATTTGCTCAAGTTTCATAGAGAGAGATTATACAAATCaccatttttttctattttcctcCCTTATaaaccaaaatatattttttatcaacTTGAAGCAAATTTAAAGAGATATCCAtcggagaggaaaaaaaaagaaattacccTTTAAATTTGTTCCGAATATAATCAAAATTCAATTTTCTGTTTCTAAATTTGTTATCAATTATTCTTTTTAGCTGGCACTTATGTACAAGTAAAAAGATCTAATGGTCGACTTGGCGTATACAAGGAATTCTCAGTAAGCATAACTGCACATGTGCGTGTATGTATGCATATAAGTCACCATTTGTACATGTGCGTGTATGTATGCATACAAGTCACTATTTGTTTTGGCTTGTAAGCTGAACTACTTTACCATTTTCAATAAACACATTTTGCTGAACTGCTACTGATTTTTAAAAGGCTTTCTttatagaagttttttttttcaaaaaacactaaatctttttttcagatttgtaatacttaattaattaatcatgcattaatAACCTGCCTTGTTTCACTAGCTGATTAGCTCAGCTCATAACCTCTACCGAACATTGGCTAATAGAATCTGCACATCTCACACCCAAAACCACATCCAACAGCACGGGGCTAAGATAAAACTCTAGTTTTCCTTTGTTCTTTTTTCACGTTCCTGGATTCTGTTGACCATCCTGGATTTTGATGAGATGTAGATTGACTACTTTTGTACTAAACAAGCTATGGAACAGTGCATATTATACAAGCTTAATTTTAAGAGAGATTATATTGTTCTGCAAATCTATTATTTGAAATGATTTTGAAACTGCTATATGTGTACGTGCTCTGTCAACTTTTCATATCGACATATTCTAAGTTGTATTGCAACAACTCACGTATTAACCTAAGTCGTATTTAGAGTCATTTGTTCGTTGTTACGCTTCTAGATCCTACTAgaattccccgcaaaaaaaaaaaaagatcctacTAGAATTACTGGCTCCCAGTCTCCCAGAGCTGCATCAGTTTAACATGCTCCAAAAGTCCACCACCGTCAGGCATGGCAACACAACATTTCCATCAGGAAGCCCATCTATGGTGCCCACAGATATGTCAAGTTGCACGTACATGTATTTGACTATCAAGTTATCGATCTAAGCCATAAGCTATTTCTATAAATATTACCTAacacataacttttcaaaaCCTTTGCAAACAAGACTATGCATCACAGGAGGAACCACCTTACTTTCATGCATGACCATGGGCGATGGTTGTTTGGTTAAATTAGATAACCCCTATAGAGGATATGGGATGTACCCCATGACACTAACTTATTTCAATCATGTAACCCGTGTTTGCAAGATATACGACAATAAAGAGACGTTCGTGACAAGGTCTTCTAAAGCCAATACAGGGGTTACCCATGACACCTGAAAAGTCCTCCGACCAAGCCATTGGACGGGCATTGGCCAAGCCATGCTAACAGCATCCCAATAAGCCCAATCCCATCACCCAAAGATTCATGATTTTCGGCTCTCGAGGCTTTACTAAGAGCCAAAGGTGTCCCATAATACCTATGGTCGCAAAGGTGTCCCATAATACCTATGGTCGCAAATTAGCTATGCATAGTGCGCTATTTGTAGGTGCATATAAATAGGTTTTTCTTTGCACCACGTGTTGAGTTCTAAACGACTTTACAAGCTCACTTTTCCCAAAGAAAAATTACAAAGGTGTTTCATGTTTTGCTAATACTTATACCCGAAAGGTAGGATATCAAGGCTTTTTATTATGTTATACCAATCACATTTAGTCATTTGTACCTCTCTTTTAATCAATGCAGAATGAAGTGTCAATGCTTATGTTGGAAGCTGATCCCCAAAACGCAACATCCATTTATAATCTTCATAAGGATGCCAAGGACAAATTAAATAAATCATCAATGAAAGATGCTAAGTCACTAACTCAGACATATACAAGCAACACTTCTTTAGTTGCAATACTGATTGCTACAATTACATTTGCTGCTGCATTCACCTTACCTGGAGGGTATAGCAGCGATGCTGGAAACTTGGGATTTCCCATCATGGCAAGAAAATTCGTATTTCAGTCATTCTTGATTGCAGACACATTGGCAATGTGTTCCTCACTTGTTGTCGCCTTCATTTGCATCATAGCAAGGTGGGAGGATCTTCAGTTCTTGCTTCATTATAGGTCCTTCACTAAGAAGCTCATGTGGTTTGCATACATGGCAACTACTGTGGCATTTGCAACTGGTTTATACACCGTATTAGCCCCACGATTGCTATGGCTGGCTATTGGAATTTGTTTGCTATCAGTTTTATTGCCGGCAATAACTAAGGTTATTGGTGAATGGCCAGTCTTGAAGCTCAGATTTCGGTTGGGTAAAACTTATAACTCTGATCTCCTTGATATGGTCTGATTGTCAGACCATACCACTAGTGTGGCATCCTGTTATATTTGTGATGTGTTGTGGATGTAAGGTCCAATGGTCCGAAGACTTAATATTTGTAATTAGGGgcttgttgttgatgactttacAACTCAATTATATATGCTACGTACATGTGTATTGAACTTATAATGCTTGCAGACTTCTTTTTTCAACATTGTCTCACTACTTGTGGTGGCTGGTAAACAGGCATGCCCGTGGGCACACCGAGGGAGGTAGGCATGGGTAGATATTGGCATTCCTAGCTAGTTTGACATGTTTGGTGCTGGATATTTTCTGTTCTCTTTAGTTCTCAAAGCAATATGCACATGTAACGTGTTGTGATGCTTAGATGTTGATATTATGTTCCTAATTTTGGGATTATGAGTGAAACATAAACTGCGTTCATCCAAACTAAACCTTGCTTGTACGTACATCAAGTCCATTTTAATGAACTATTGTTTACCTTCCTGTTAGAGAAAATTTCCTGTGTACTCTTGAAACTTCACCCAATCCCTTCTATGCCCCTGAGATTTGCTTATTCCCTTTCATACCTCTAAATTTCAAAttggatcccttctataccccttcattagttgaccgttaaatttcTATcataaagtccattttgccctttactatcaagaaaatataaatttatgaagtatattgatgaagtgtataaatttattgtatgcGACTATTATATGtatgagtttattttgtgagatattaTCTAACAAATGTAATATTTTAGTTTTGCCTCGCgaagagaaaacaaaaataatttttatctatGACAACCCTttggtataaaaaaaatataaatttatgaagtatATTGATGGGGTGTGTAAATTTATTGTATGCGACTATTacatttatgagtttattttgtgagatattTTTAACAAAAGTAATATTTTAGTTTTACCTCGTGAagggaaaacaaaaataatttttatctatgacaaaatttattttagataaaacaaaaaaaattaccatTAAAAACTGTATATATAGCATATTTTGTTATAGTAGTACAAAATTTTTTATAAGATAAATCTTGTTATGCgagataaaaattatttttgttaagtaatatctcacaaaataaacttatacaataaatttataaacTCCATCAATataattcataaatttatatttttttataccaaATGTTAAAATGGACTTTATGATatgaatttaacggtcaactgatGGAAGGGGTATAGAAAAGATCCAAACTGAAATTTAGGGGTATGGAAGGGAATGAGAAAAtctcaggggtatagaagggattgagCGAACTTTCAGGGGTACACATGGAATTTTCTCTTCTTGTTATTGTTAACGTGTTTGGCTGATAGGAACATATATTTGGTTTTATATAGTTGAAAGGAGGTTTAGTGAAAGACATGATGGAAAATGCAATTACTTCAGCTATAGCAAGCCTCGTAAGAGTTTTAGCAAAGTTTCAAAAGGAAATTTTAGAAGAAAATCTGTTTCGTTAAAATTTCCTAGTCATTAGTTAAATTATCATTAATCAACCTTTTGGAACCACCAAGGCTTAGATACCACCCTATTTCGTCAGTTAATTCGTTAGACCCATTCGAGAAATACTAGCCATGTAGTCGTGCTTTGCACTACTATGATACCCATTTAAGAACTCCCTATATTGACCATTAAACGAAATTTTCTGGTAATTTTTCAATTCCAGTATCTGATATTCAAGCTAATAAATTATGGAGGCTCGTGACTTCATGGGGTAGCTGTAATACCCCGAATTTCGAATTAGTATATTTCGGAGAATATTAGAACAAACGCgcaaaattttaacttttaaacTGTTATTCGAATAGGCAATCAGGAACCGTGAATGCGTAGAGCTCGCCGAGTAGTGCAAAATAGACTATAAATTTATTGTAATCGGAGTCCGAACGAAATCCAGGTGATCAAATTAATATGGGTCGTTCGATATTGATTAGGCTCTCGGCTCTCTATTTAa harbors:
- the LOC107276958 gene encoding uncharacterized protein translates to MPQQHPNPIQTQIPPQTAGTGGSNTQQAAAVVEAAIGETGARASNIQVQHAPSTCEAAPSIVETVGSNIPQPEQEPHNSETVELNPADIVADPGLRKPIEQFHIDIRDAVRREYLSRGPCQPIGHKYPQKLMGNRQRSFHDSWFKMHNWLEYSIAKDAAFCFYCYLFKQPRPDNFGVDAFTSKGFTNWKHATGSFNEHVGKVDSFHNRARKHCEDFKNQRQSVSYKMDSGSKKLEQQYYGRITMILGVVRFLLLQALAFRGHDESHGSSNKGNFLEMIEWYKEKDKDAQKLLGNSPGNHLLTSPKIQKHLCKACANKTTKAILKDIGERNFAILVDESRDASIKEQMAVILRYINSKGQVIERFLGVEHVPDTTSVALKIALDAMIVSHGLSMHKVRGQGYDGASNMRGEFHGLQRRVLDENPYAFYIHCFAHQLQLVVVSVAKCCSPVSDFFNYTPMIVNTVNGSCKRHDQLAQEHHDNLVSSLETGEIFSGRGKNQATNLARPGDTRWGSHHKTLCRLQHMWKAVLEVLENICEDNPTTKTTATGLLKQMESFEFVLIMHLMIRLLGKTNDLSQCLQKKDQNIIRAIGLIGTTLQKINHIRQHGWQELFEETKTFCLKYNIIVPDMSDTTTTRGRSRGRGGQLITYQHHFNNEIFNVVHDQLIVELNNRFAERSTQLLRCIACLDPRNSFANFDEDKLIELARMYAADFSPYDCIVLKDQLETFIADVRADPHFLSCSDLGNLAMKMVQSDRHTVFPLVYRLIELALILPVATATVERAFSAMNIIKTELRNKMADEWLNHRVVCYIERDIFASIDNDKILTHFQELRTRKMKLPLPSGSRSGATIEEFNEDDIDSEEDNT